GTGCCGGGCTCTCGTTAGGAATCCCTGTCGCTGTCGTCGCCCCCGTACATGTCTGCCAGTTTCTTAAACCTGGGCCCCCACTCGCTCAGGTAGTTGTAGTCCTGGTCGCCCTCGGTGGTCACCGACTCCAGCGAGCTGAGGGACTCGGCTACGGAGCCGTTCCCCTCGTAGGCGTAGGTGGCCAGGGAGTCGTAAGGCGGCGCCGTGGGGTCGCTGTCGTTGTCCTGGAGCCTCTGGTTGATGAAGTCTCTCACGTCTCCGTTATTGTCCCGGGTCGGGGGCAGCACGAGCCGGCGAACCGGAGGGTAAAAGGTCTCGGGGACAATGTCCCGCCTCTGCTTGCTCTCCTCGATGGCCTCGGGGTTGCGCAGCGTTCCGATATCAAAGGCCTGAGTGTCCTCCTCTCCGCCCCCTTCGTCGTTGTAGCTGACGACGTTGTCTCTGACGTCCTCCTTGGAGATGATCAGAGGCTCCTTCTTCCGCTGCCTCCTCAGGGCGGCAAACAGCACCACGATCACTGcgagaaaaacaaagaagaagttAGTCAGGCGGCTTCCGCTGCGCTCCCTTTGTTCTCGAGTCCAGAGAGCGTCCAGGGGGGATAGTCGATGCTGGATGAGTTTCACCGATGCTCACGAACTTTGTCTTGCTTTGTAGAAGGTTGCATTGTGTATTCAGAACCACTGCAGCTAAAGATAACTAAGGGATGGGCTTTGAGAAATGATCCTTGTGCTGCTTCTGCAGCATCAAATCGTTTAAAGGATGCTTGTTGGGTTGCAGAAGCCTCATCAGGTGCTGCGTAGACGGGACACCGAGTACGCCGTTAAACCCAAAAGGATTTAAGCTAGTTCTGACGCATCTGTGCTCCGTCAGGACTTAAAGGAAGGCTCGTAACGTAAGCTGGTGGAGCCGCGCCTGCAAAGAGTGGCATTATGCTTTGGATCCTAAAGCGTCACGTTGTGGTGCAATAAAGCCGAGCGCTCCATTTCCCCCAGCTGAGACGCCGTAGATCTTCTGCTCAAATCAAATTATCATGTCAGCCGTGGTCACTGGCAGAATTACCCGCCCACAGGAAGCAATGAATCACATTAAGCAGTGGAATACAAAGCTGTCTCCGTAACACCTGAGAGGTGCCTGGCCTTCGCCGAAGCGCCTCCAGCAGCGGTCGGGGGAACCTTTAAATCAGCCGCTCAGTTGAAGATgggaatgaaaaacaaatatttgcgaGATGCGTTTCCATGCGTGCGATCGAACCGGCCACACTCACTGAGCAGGATGATGACGCAAAGCAAGATGGCCACCAGCGCTCCCGTGCTGAGCCCCGCCCTGGCCGTGAGCGCCTCGGCGTTGCACAGCTTCATGTTCCCCTCGCGGTCGCAGCTGCACACCCTGATGGTCAAGGTGCTCGTGCTGCTTTGCATGGGGAACTCGCCGTCCGAGATGACCACCGGCACGTGGTGGACGCTCTTCTGTAGGCTGTTGTAGCTGTTCCTCCGGGTGAGGATCCACGCCGTGTTGTCTGAAAACAGAACGCCAGCGGCGATCGATGACCTCAACGAATATTTCAATGAACTCCACTCCCGATTTCATTCGAGTCCGCCGGCGTGCTTTTAGTGCATCACGCGGTTACGCTCAACAACAGGTGAAAGTGCCTCACGGGAACATTACGCCGAACCCGATGAACGCATTACCTTTGTTATCGCGGATGGAGAAGTTGGCCTTCCCAGAAGCCTCCTGGGCGAGGCTGAAGAAGAACCTGTGTCCTCCGAGGGGCTCGTCGGGATCGGTGGCGCTCACGGTTTGTATCCGCTGCAATAAATAGAAGATGCTTTTTGATCAAGGAGCTTAAAAATGTCGATGAATATTCAgaggtctttctttttttgtgtaaaCATGTTCAGGACAAATGAAGTCGGAACCCAGAAGTCACAGTTTGAGTAAATCCACCTTTACCAGGTGCAAAATcctttttatatacagtatatacatgtatatattctCCATTATAGAGCTGGTACTTATCCCACCCGTATTATTGTGCTGCTTCACACGTGACAGATTTACAAGTTCTCTCTGAACTCCACTAATCACATTCTCAGCCAACGTGTCGGTGGAGTCGAGGTGAAACCGTGACGACCGCTTCCTGATTGGTCGTACCAACCTGATTAGCCTTTGCGTTCTCGCAAACGAACGTCTCATAATTGGTGGCAAACGTCGGCGCGTTGTCGTTGACGTCCAGCACCCTGATGTAAACGGGGACACGGCTGATCTGCCGTGGGTTGTCTGGGACACAAGAGAAGCACGCGTGAGTTTCTGTATACCTAAGATGATGAGGATTCCACGGCGGGTTCGGCCGCCGCCTGTGACGAGGAAGTCGACGACAGAGTCTCACAAGTTGGTCACAGATGTTTTAGCGCAAACCCGAACATCGAGTCACCGGTTCGAGGGTTTTGTAGCCGGGACGCTAAAGACGCTAATGGCTACCTTTGTGCACGTCAGCCATTACAATAATCTGAGATGAgaatgtgtttcctgtgtgggtTAACAAAATGAGAGACGCCCCTCCGGCGTTTGGGAAGTGCTGCCGACATGACAAAATGCAGAACAGAACTAAAGAGAGAAGGCAAAATTAGTTATTGGACGAGATCAATAACTAAAACGGTGAGAACACGAGTCTATTGTTGCCATGACGAATATAAAGCTGAGGAAATGGATTTTCTGTAGAATCTATGGAGGCTGAAACGACTCGTGACGGAAGAGTCGAGtttgcattaaattaaattaagaaGCTTCTCGTTCATTTGAGTTAGAATAAAAAGTTATTCTGGTATCGATTTTCTTTActgagacaaataaaataaaataaaaagcccccGGCTACCGGGTGAACTGGGACGGGTTGCTAAACACGGAACTAGAGAGACGGTGACGTCCCGTTCGCTTCGCTGCACTCACTGAACTCCGTGGCGATGACGGAGATGTTGTGCCAGGCGCTCTCCTCCCGGTCCAGCTCCCTCAGGATGTACACCGATCCGTTGCCCGCGTGGATGTTGAACACTCGGTCCATGTCCGTGCGCCGATCGATGGTGTACCTGCGCAAAACACACGCGGGAATCGGCTTTTCGGTTCGTGCTTCCCGCGTTCCCTAAAGGCGTGGGACGTAGTCGCTCTGGCGTTCCCGAGAGTGGGAAAAGCTCGCATCCGCTAAACTGACAGCTGGTGTGTTTAGAGGAGTTCCAGCGGGCAGGAAGTGCTAGAACACGTCTGATAGGTGTGATGATGTCGTCTGCACAAACTGAACTCAAACCCCCTCAGACCCAGTCGGGGTCCCgatgcgccgccgccgccgcgcctcctccacctcctccctgccTGTTCTCCCACAGCGTTAGGAGGTCTGACCGTAACTCTAACCTCGTTAGATCCGCGTCAGCCGAGGGTTTTTTTTACTAATTGCTTTCCTAATATTCCCAATAATTCAGCCGCCTGAGTTTAACCTGACTAATGTCTCCGTGGCGACAGAGCGCCGCGTCCTCCTGACCGCAGCATTCAAAACGCTGCGCTCAGCGGGCAGGAAGGACACGCAGGGTCGGGACGGGGATTGGGTTCCCTGCCCGCAGGAGCTACAGCTTTGTTTGGTGCAAAGAGTTCTTCTTCGTTGGTGCCAGGCTTTTCACTGGGTTTCATACCAACAGGAAGGGGAAGCAGGTTCAAGGTTAGCGTCAAAAACTGAAGCCCAAACCTTCATTTTAGGTGAGTTTTAACGAATATTCAACGTGAAAACCTTCCGTTTACTTCGTGTTTGTTCAATAAGCAGTTGGTCCTGATTAGCTCGAAGCTAAACCGAGTCCACGGGAAGGACTGCAATGCGCCGTCTCCTCTTTTCCGCGTTGTGGCGAGAAGCTGGAGCTAATAAAGATAAGCGTCTCGGTGACTTCCTCATCTCAGGCAGCCCCCCCGGGCGTCCCGGGTCCTTCTCCCGCACCGCGTGGCTTTAAAGGCCGCGGGGTAGCTAGCTCCTTGATGATGGGTGATAAAAGAGAATGATATTATATTTGACACCTGCAATAAAGTGGCGGAACTTCAACCTTGAGCACCAACTGCCTGAGTGCGtcgtaaaaatgaaaaagtcttTTGAGACGGCGTGGACGGTTCGCCTCGCTGCCGGTACTGAACGGGACGCTCCGATCGTTCCGTGTCCCCGTTTTGTGTCCCAGCTCGGGACATTTGAAGCAAGCGGATGCTACTCACGATGCTTTCGTGTCGCTTCGATGTCTTTTCAAGTTCGGGGACTTCGAAGTACCTGACGAGGCTGTTTTTGTCGTCGGGATCGGAGGCGCTGACGGAGCCGATGGCGGTGTGCTTGGCGGCGTTTTCCTTCGCCTCCATGACGTAGCTGGCGCGCTCGAACACCGGCGGCTCGTCCACGTCCTCCACCACGATCTTGACGCTGGCCTCGTCCCTGAAGGGGCCCACGGAGAAGAAGCGGGGGTTGATGTGGGAGTTCTCCACCTGGATGCGGAGGCTGTACTGACGCTTCCGCTCAAAGTCGAGAGGCTGcgggaaggaagagagagagagcgacacgTTGTTCAGCTTTAAACATCCGTCTGCAGAAACGCGTTTGGTTTGTGAGCATCCGGCCACATTTAGTTTCAGGTCGGATCCATTCCGGAGCGTCTCCTAATGTCCTCGGCGTCCTGTTCAAGGACGCTAAGAAGACTCTGGACGGACACACGTGGGCCAGGCCTGTGAACTTTTGGCCTTTGAAAGCCTTTTCATTCAACAGTTTGGTGGAGAAGCTTCAAAACGACGCGGTCGGATTGATGTACAGAAACAGCTGGCAGCGGTTTCACAGACAACGACTGAAAGACTTCTCCCATTGGTCGAGGAGCTATTTATTGTTTCGGTAATATGCATCGTTTTCGTTTCACACAGCAACTTCTTGAACGTTTGTGCTTTTTCAACTTAATTTCCTCGATGAAGCGATCGATCAGACGCGTCTCTGCCGTCGGCTGGGGAACATCTGTTcagcttatttatttattttgctaaaTGAATAGATCAGACTTCAGATCAGCGCGTAAGTAACAGGAAAAATGTGCTTCGGATTGTTTGTGGATGATAAGACTGAGAATTGTAAGACAAATAATAACATTGATGAcgcttttattttagtttgaaagttctgcatcagatccagaagacatttttcatgaggTTTCATAtcgactgtgatttttggtgagtgattTGAATACAGATTTTAtgagatgtgatttttttttttttttttttcccagacaggtatccggatcgctctcaacacttgatgggatctaaatttgaccgagacccatcttcagatttgttttcattaagatccattcagcagtttttccataattctGCGAACAAACGCTGTCAAACGGAAAAGACCGTTTTCTCCAGCCACGAATCTCTGCCCGATACGAGCCGCTGCTTCTTTGAGCGCGGGAGGAGGAGCCGGCGATCCGATGTGACTGATGCGAGCCGAGACGGGACACTTGACAAACCCATTTAATTAGAAGGTTCAGAATTAGGGCAAGCTCACTCCCTACACAGAGCCAGCCCACAAAGTGCATCCACTGCACCATCACCGCGGCTACCAAAGGCAATTatgtcaccccccctcccccccacttAATGATGGCATGATCGATCGAAGAGGCGCTTGAAAAGGCATCTGGAATGCATCGGAAGCAGACCGCTGAATGCCGCGATCCATACGGAGCGTCGATATTTCTGCTTTGCTCTGATCTTAGAGGAAGGATGAACCTCATTGAAAACACATGTAGCTGCTGCCCGTCTGAGCGTatggaaataaaaactttattttgctttattgaGCGCAGTTCATTCTTTGAGTTGCTTTcccatttagtttttttttccagcccatTGAGAAAGGCGATGTTTGCATTCAGTCAAGGGTGCTCAAACCctgctggataaaaaaaaaagaaaaggtgtgtAGCTGGAAACCGGGAAGTTGTTCTTCCCTGTTTCAGAAGAATAAAGGCCTGGAAATGTTCATCAAAAACGAGCTCTTGGTCTGGATTATTTTTTGACAGCGAGCAGCTAATCCCAAAAACAAAGGGATgctgcagaaaagaaaagccccgccccttccccTTTAAAGAAGATGTCTGCCACCGGATTCGGCCTTCCATTGGCTCCTTCTCTCCATTCTTCTCCACCTTCCTCCCATCATTTCTCAGCTGCCAAACGTTtaaatattctctctctctctctctctctgtcgtgACTCATCCGTCATCGCCCAGCTGGACCCGTTCACCGGCTCGACCCTGAACACCTGCTCGTCTCAATCACCCTCAATGATCGTTGCGTGTTctgggaggagggggcggggttaacCGCTTTGATtctgattatttcatttttgcagAATCTGGGTTTTTGTGGAATACTGGTTGGAGGCGAGGCGACTAAATTTAAAAACGCCGTCTAATTTAAACCGCGCGGCGTACAGGAGGTACCCTCACCTTCCTCAGGATGATGATGCCGTCCTGCGTGCTCCTGTTCGTGGCTGCATCAAACATGCCGGGGCCGTCACTCCCGATGATCCTGTAGTCCATCTCGGCATTCTCGCCGATGTCGGCGTCCACGGCCCGCATGGCCCCCACCACGGCTCCGGGCTCGATGGACTCCGGTACTCTGAACTCGTACAGGGCTGCGGAGAAAGACGCGATTTGGTGGTTCCGTAAAAATTGGTTGTTGAgtacagaaaatgaaaaagctACATAAAGAAGTGTGCAAGAGATCGAAGGTCACGTTCAGCTTTTCACACCAAGACCAAGCGATGCTTCTCTTTAAAGGTTTAATCGAAATTAAAATCGAGAAAAGCCCCGGAATGGAAGATTaattcacaaaaacaacaatcacaacCCGGCCGCCCAAACGGCATCGGATGGCCGGAATCTTTTTATGACCCCGTTagtgaaaaatgaaagagagTAAGCGGGTCAGGGAGAGAGTGagtcacagccaatcagagcgtgGCGGCGtaacaggggagggggggtgaggcaCGTGGAGATCAGCCGTGCAGCGGCGTTTCATGAAGCACATTTCATTTAAGTTAAACTCTGAGTTTAGGGTGAAACATAAATTCCAAGCCAATTTTCTCCATGTGAATTAATTGcctcttttacccccccccccctttcttttgcGAGTTGATTCCAGTTCCGGGTTGGGATAAACTGACGGCTGTCTGTCGGGACCAGCTGTATCTGGTCCGCTTAAATAAATATCGGGTCTGCGGGAGGCGGCGGGCCCGTGGAGACAAACAGCAGCGACACGCTAATAAAACACGCTGACAGTGTCGGCAGGTCTCTGGGACTCTGACACTTGCCtccgtgcacgtgcacacacacgtgcgcacgCGTGCATCGAAAGCGCCGCGCGTCGGGGAGGTTTTCCTCGGCTAGCAGGTATTTAGCATCGGCTGGAAAGGAGGAGGCATCACTCCGGCAGACAACAATGATATCGCTTCCTGACACTCTGCCTCCTCTGGGTGTCCCATTACAAtatctcttcctcttcctccctccttccgtCTTCCCCTCCGCCCTCCCTCCATCACGGGCTTGCCTTTCTGTCGTCCCACATCACTCTTCCTCTATCTTCCTCCTGTCACCTCCTCCATCCCCGCCGTATCCGTCCCCCTCGCTGCTCATTCATTGGCAGAGCAGTTGGGATGAcagcatctgcccccccccccgactaaaGTCGGAAGAGGGAGTGATAAATGGAGaaggaggtgatggagggaggaaccGGGTGTTTACGGTGCGTTCAGTGTGCGGTCGCCGCCGGTAATCTGCCTTCGCAAGAGAGGAAGTGAGACGGGCGGCAAAAGAAGGGGAGACAACGTGTGGGACTGaaagggaagagaaaggaaggatTGATGATTGATGAGTGGAACAAAAAGAGGGCAAAGTCCAGCTTGAGCAGGACTTAAACGGGGGCGGGGATAAAGCTCAGCGAGCGTCCTCTTCATTTAGGGATTAGATGCACTTTGCGGGACCCTTTGCTCTGTCAGATGGCTCTATATTTAATTATTCACTGCCTTTAAGCGGCCCGCCTCTGTGGCACGAGCCCCAGCGCTCGCTGCGGTAATCCAAAAGCATTTTGAAACCGACaccagatgggggggggactGGCACCGCCTCGCGCCAGCAAAGCGCTTCTGTGGatgagcgtgggggggggggggctgtactcACTCTTGGTGAACCGCGGCGGGTTGTCGTTGACGTCAGAGAGGGCGATGCTGACCGTGGTGGTTCCCGAGAGCCCGCCCATCTGCCCGGCCATGTCTTTGGCCTGGATCACCACCTGGTAGTTTTCCTTCACTTCTCTGTCCATGCCAGGCAGAGCCGTCTTGATCAGGCCtgagcaaaaacacacaattattcaCGAGTGTTGATCTGGGAAGTCATCTTCACACGTCGATCTGTAGCGTGGCGGTCAAGTTCATGTTGCCGACTGGCGTCAACATTGTTTTAGTTCTGAAATGAGATAACAGGAACAAAAGGCGGGTCTGGGGAGGAGCAAGGGGAGGAGTCAGGGGTGGATACCATTCTCGCAATCACAAGACAGCCACGCCCATTTCTTCTTCACCGCCTCGTGGAGACAATCAGGAGGACGACTGACTGATGAAGACGTTTCGCCTCATCCTTTACGCAACATGAGGATAAATATTCATCTGTTTAGAATCACGCATCTGAACGAAACCACAAAGCACATTCCATCActgaaaggtcagaggtcaatgCCGGTCCCGGCActcttgtgatgtcactgctcaGTGGGCCCAGCGGCCAATCAGCCCGGACCGCAGCGCGTTCGCCTCCCACATTCATTCCACGGCATTTATCTCCTCTTTGGAATTAAGGCTCCCGACGTTCAGCCTTTCATGTGCCGAGCGGTTTCTCACTTCTGCGCTCCGACACGTCAGATCTGGAGTTTGGAGTCGGGACAGAGACCGAGTGAAGCCGTAATTGGCAGCACATTCAAAAGGTGCGCTGCATCTCCCATCAGTGCCGGCAGTAAATGCTGTCTGCTGCTTCGCGTTTGGGTTTGAGGCATCATAAATAAGAaccaggttgggggggggggggggggagagtgggagaataaaaaaaagacatttcaccCTAAATAAACCGCTTTGACAAACTTCACAGCCGGAATAGAGAAACTGGAAATCAAACAGCAATGGAGGAGAGGTTGCCGTGGCGCCGTTCAAAAGGCCCCGCCCGTACTTTAagcggggaaaaaaacaaaaacaagatgcaaCCTCTTGCCTTCCCTTTGTAGCACGATGGAATCTGACGGACGAACGCGGCGCCACACCCGTTTCCATCTCTGCTTAAACATGACAATGCACGGACACCGGGGAGGCGGGGAGGAACAAGTCGCTCGTAAAGCGACGTCCAGGCGTGTCTTTTGTGTAAAACGGGAAGTCAGCTTACATTCCACATGTGGGATAAACCAAATTACTGTTAATCCCTCCGCTAATCTGCAAATGgatttctgtttttccttttgtttaagCAAAAGAGACGCATTCCAAAGCCCACGTTAATGATTACAGCTAGCAGGCGGCTATTGTTCTAGCTCCCTGCGACGAATCCCGTCACCTGCCAGCCTacgagagggggcggggcccagGTGAAGCCGCGTTAGTTTACGTGCACTTTTCTATTTCTGCTTTGGATCTGTTATCTAGATTTTTCCGCGCGTTCGGAATAACGCAGGAAGGCGGCGAGGCCGTCGGCGCCGTCGGAGCAGGTGGGCAGGCCGTGCGAGCTTCTCACAGAGCCGCGGCGATGCTCGTCATTTCAGGACGGATTTCTGCTCAAttttgttgaataaaaaaaagaagccctcATCTTTTGATTCCGAGTACAAACGCGGTCTCTGACTCACGCCTGTGATCAGATTTCCCTGCAGCGGCGCGGGAAAAGCTCTCAGCACTGCCCCGGATGTCATTTAAGGAGAAAATATGTTTGATGGAACAAAACCGGCTCGAGATACGGGCTGGCGTTCGAGTTTTAAAAAGGAACGGAGGAcgagtttcagcaggaaacTCCTGAAACACTTTGGTTTGAGAACGTGCATAAAGCCGCTTTCCGGTTCACGCCGCCACTCACCGGTTTCCGGGTCCACGGAGAAGTACGGCTGACCCTCCAGGATGCTGTACACCACCTTGGCGCTGTTCCCGTACGTGGAGTCGTCTGCGTCCGCGGCCGTCACCTGAATCACCGAGGTGCCTgcgggggggggaagagagatCAATGACGATGGTTTCGATCAACTCTGCACCTTCTGACGAGGCGCCGGCTGCTCTTCTAATCGTGACGGATGAttctctctctcagcaggcAGCCGAcgccccaacctttttcctgccacggaccggtttcatgccgtgaatttttttcgcggaccggggggggggggggggggtatgaataaatatttaatatcaatatctactcaccataaattgtggtcccaataattacttctgtccttcatggttttttgtttcataaattccacgctaataatcgatacaacggaaattgtatacattagttgttctttcttcgcggcccggtaacaaatgcctcacggaccggtaccgggccgcggcccggtggttggggacccctgtatTAGTGTATCCACCAATCCGGAGTGCCTAAGAAACCAAATATCAGCGATCCATTTCCTCTTCCAGAGACGAACAAAGGGAAATGGTTCGCCGGGTGCTACCTCCCAAATGGCGCCTTGCGGGGCCGAGCGTCGCCTCATTACATGCGGTAGGAAATTAATTGAGGAGAAATATTTAATGGCAAACCGGTATAAATATAGAATTGTGTGATACAATGTGATAACGACCCCGTGAAGCTTGATGTCGGTCGTCTGGGCGGGAAAGATCGGAGTTTTCCCGCTTTAAAATGAACGTTATCCGTAAAGGATGCTgcgatatggggggggggggggcagccagagAGAAAGACCACGGCTGCCTGATTTGGTGAAAGTGACAGTTTgggaagatccttgagaaggTTCACCGAACCTTGATCACTAATACCTCTAACAAGGGAATTAGGCTGAAAGCAGCTTTCCTCTTTCCCGGCACGCCGGCTTGTAGAGGAATGTCACTGATCCACATCAGCCATCTCACTGCTGACTTTAAGCTTTGGGGAAAAAGGCTTTTCTGACAATCAAGTGAGGAATagtcatttttttcttcttcttcttctgcggaGACGGTAGATTAACGCAAGCGTAATCCTTCAGCTGTCAGCGTCCGAGCGTCCGAGAGACGGCCGTCGGAGCCAGGAGACCAGAATAAAACTCCGTGGACGCCACCTTTAAAGGGGCAGCGTCTTGACGCTCTGCCAAGCGGTGACATCACACCTCGGCCGTTGCCATGGGCACCTGTGCTGCCCTTTGATAAGTGCCGGCCTCTCTGCTGAGGTTGCCGGCCCGAGTGAGAACTGAGGACAGAGTTCAATCCACGTCTTCAAGCCGGCATTGATTGGAAACCTTTTCATGTTGTCGATCTGGAGTCACCAGGCCGGAATGTGCTTTTAGGCCGAGTGCACGGTGAACTGAAGACATCCTAACAGCAAACGGTGCTCTGgaagcagagctgcagagctccagagctccagagctgcagagctgcagagctccagagctgcagagctccagagctgcagagctgcagagctccagagctgcagagcggcagagctgcagagctgcagagctgcagagctgcagagctccaGAGCTCCAGTCATTCAGTTCCGACGCTGGTGAGTAAATTAAATACTGTTTTAATAGGATGCTTCCCTGTACTTAAAAGATGATCTGCAGCAGGGCGGCAGCCATCGCAGACACGCTTTACCTTGTTTATTATCCGCTCATAAAGCAGCTCCTCGTCTCTCAATTAATTAGTCGGGGGCTCTTTGTTGAGCCCGCGTCATTATTATGATTGATAAAGCCCCATTGATCCAGTAAGACTGGGACATTAGAACGTCTTTATCCCGTTTGAATGCTCATCCTATTCATCCAGCTCCTCACAGAACACCTTCGTTTGTGTAAGCGCTCAATTACCGTCTCTTCTCTGATCAATAGCTGCCATTTTACACATTCATAGTAATTCTCTGTACCTGCTGCACACAAACGACGTCAGTCATCACTTTATGAAGTTTTCGTTTGTGTATTTCTACTCTAATAACGTACCGATGTCGGCCATTTCGGCGACCCTGGCCGTGTACAGCTCCTTGGTGAACCGGGGCTCGTTGTCGTTGATGTCGTGGATCTTGATGATGAACTCGGACTGCCCCTCCAGCGCCTCGTTGGTGGCGCGGT
This DNA window, taken from Brachionichthys hirsutus isolate HB-005 chromosome 14, CSIRO-AGI_Bhir_v1, whole genome shotgun sequence, encodes the following:
- the LOC137903850 gene encoding cadherin-6-like, giving the protein MDRRKVCVLMALWAMAHLSSPGYGLRALRRTTGGRRGSTGLTGQDANGVPLRRSKRGWMWNQFFLLEEYTGTDMQYVGKLHSDADRGDGSVRYVLMGEGAGTLFKIDENSGDIHATKRLDREEKAYYILNAKAVDRATNEALEGQSEFIIKIHDINDNEPRFTKELYTARVAEMADIGTSVIQVTAADADDSTYGNSAKVVYSILEGQPYFSVDPETGLIKTALPGMDREVKENYQVVIQAKDMAGQMGGLSGTTTVSIALSDVNDNPPRFTKTLYEFRVPESIEPGAVVGAMRAVDADIGENAEMDYRIIGSDGPGMFDAATNRSTQDGIIILRKPLDFERKRQYSLRIQVENSHINPRFFSVGPFRDEASVKIVVEDVDEPPVFERASYVMEAKENAAKHTAIGSVSASDPDDKNSLVRYTIDRRTDMDRVFNIHAGNGSVYILRELDREESAWHNISVIATEFNNPRQISRVPVYIRVLDVNDNAPTFATNYETFVCENAKANQRIQTVSATDPDEPLGGHRFFFSLAQEASGKANFSIRDNKDNTAWILTRRNSYNSLQKSVHHVPVVISDGEFPMQSSTSTLTIRVCSCDREGNMKLCNAEALTARAGLSTGALVAILLCVIILLMIVVLFAALRRQRKKEPLIISKEDVRDNVVSYNDEGGGEEDTQAFDIGTLRNPEAIEESKQRRDIVPETFYPPVRRLVLPPTRDNNGDVRDFINQRLQDNDSDPTAPPYDSLATYAYEGNGSVAESLSSLESVTTEGDQDYNYLSEWGPRFKKLADMYGGDDSDRDS